In the Malania oleifera isolate guangnan ecotype guangnan chromosome 1, ASM2987363v1, whole genome shotgun sequence genome, one interval contains:
- the LOC131152930 gene encoding F-box/kelch-repeat protein At1g57790, whose protein sequence is MAGKRRRKLKSLAETMTDSKGVVTGEKETLQLQSWSDLPMDLLEMIVLRLTLKENIRTSVVCKRWHSVAVSVRVLIPSPFIMYFPKFGDMYELYDPSRRKTYSLELPELCGARVCYTKDGWLLLYRPRTHRVFFFHPFTRELIKLPRFEMTFQIVAFSSAPTSPSCVVFTVKHISPTIVAISTCHPGATEWTTVNYQNRLPFVCSIWNKIVFCNELFYCLSLTGWLGVFDPRQRTWTVLVVPPPKCPDNFFAKNWWKGKFLVEHEGEILVIYTCCNENPLIFKLDQTNMVWDEMKTLDGVTLFASFLSSHSRINLPGIKRNSVYFPKVRFYGKRCISYSLDDCRYYPCKQCHDWGELEPFDTIWIEPPKDLSGMLLT, encoded by the exons ATGGCTGGAAAGAGGAGGAGGAAGCTGAAATC GCTGGCAGAAACGATGACGGACAGTAAAGGAGTTGTGACTGGGGAGAAGGAGACGTTGCAGCTACAGTCATGGTCTGACCTTCCAATGGATCTTTTGGAAATGATTGTGTTACGTCTGACTCTAAAGGAGAATATTCGTACTTCTGTTGTTTGCAAGAGATGGCACTCGGTTGCTGTCTCTGTGCGAGTGTTAATTCCGTCCCCTTTTATTATGTACTTTCCCAAATTTGGTGACATGTATGAATTGTATGACCCATCACGGCGCAAGACCTATTCCCTTGAGTTGCCAGAACTGTGTGGTGCTAGGGTCTGTTATACCAAAGATGGTTGGTTATTGCTATACAGACCCAGAACTCACCGTGTGTTCTTCTTTCATCCTTTCACCAGGGAGTTAATCAAACTTCCAAGATTTGAGATGACTTTTCAGATAGTTGCCTTCTCGTCTGCCCCAACATCACCAAGCTGTGTTGTCTTTACAGTTAAGCACATCAGTCCGACAATTGTTGCTATTAGCACTTGTCATCCGGGGGCGACAGAGTGGACGACTGTTAATTACCAAAATCGCTTGCCCTTTGTTTGTAGCATTTGGAATAAGATTGTTTTCTGCAATGAACTCTTCTATTGTCTTAGTCTCACTGGTTGGCTAGGGGTTTTTGACCCTCGACAACGCACTTGGACTGTTCTAGTTGTGCCTCCACCCAAATGCCCTGataatttttttgcaaaaaattgGTGGAAGGGAAAATTTTTGGTGGAGCATGAAGGAGAAATTCTGGTCATATACACATGTTGTAATGAAAACCCTTTGATTTTTAAGCTGGATCAGACGAACATGGTCTGGGACGAGATGAAAACCCTTGATGGTGTGACACTGTTTGCAAGTTTCTTGTCATCTCATTCAAGAATCAACCTCCCTGGAATAAAGAGAAATAGTGTCTATTTCCCTAAAGTTCGTTTTTATGGAAAGCGTTGCATATCATACTCTCTTGATGACTGTAGATACTATCCATGTAAGCAGTGTCATGACTGGGGAGAACTAGAACCTTTTGACACCATTTGGATTGAACCGCCCAAAGATCTCTCAGGCATGCTATTGACATAG